From Nicotiana tabacum cultivar K326 chromosome 15, ASM71507v2, whole genome shotgun sequence, the proteins below share one genomic window:
- the LOC107812893 gene encoding DEAD-box ATP-dependent RNA helicase 20, with product MSGYDSRPADPGSYRDRRSDSGFGGGSSYRSSSSSRKDYEGKDSPRKVDLDGLTPFEKNFYVESPSIAAMTESEVEEYRRRREITVEGRDVPKPVKSFHDVGFPDYVIQEIEKAGFTEPTPIQAQGWPMALKGRDLIGIAETGSGKTLAYLLPAIVHVNAQPFLAPGDGPIVLVLAPTRELAVQIQQEATKFGASSRIKNTCIYGGVPKGPQVRDLQKGVEIVIATPGRLIDMLESNNTNLRRVTYLVLDEADRMLDMGFEPQIRKIVSQIRPDRQTLYWSATWPKEVEQLARQFLLNAYKVVIGSADLKANHAIRQHVEIVSESQKYNKLVKLLEDIMDGSRILIFMDTKKGCDQVTRQLRMDGWPALSIHGDKSQAERDWVLSEFKAGKSPIMTATDVAARGLDVKDVKFVINYDFPGSLEDYVHRIGRTGRAGASGTAYTYFTAANARFAKDLINILEEAGQKVSPELAKMGRGAPPPPGLGGFRDRGRGYGGNRQWS from the exons ATGAGTGGCTATGATAGCCGTCCGGCGGACCCTGGCTCTTACCGCGACCGTCGCAG TGACTCGGGCTTTGGTGGGGGCTCGAGTTATAGATCATCGTCATCGAGCAGGAAAGATTACGAGGGTAAGGATTCGCCACGGAAGGTCGATTTGGATGGATTGACTCCATTCGAGAAGAATTTCTATGTTGAATCACCGTCCATCGCGGCAATGACCGAAAGTGAGGTGGAAGAGTATAGACGACGCCGGGAGATCACTGTTGAGGGCCGTGACGTGCCCAAGCCTGTAAAGTCCTTTCATGACGTAGGATTTCCAG ATTATGTCATCCAAGAAATTGAAAAGGCTGGCTTCACTGAACCTACACCTATTCAAGCTCAAGGTTGGCCTATGGCCTTGAAGGGCCGTGATCTCATTGGTATAGCAGAAACAGGGTCTGGGAAGACACTTGCTTATCTGTTGCCCGCAATTGTGCACGTTAATGCCCAGCCATTTTTAG cTCCTGGAGATGGTCCTATCGTCTTAGTGTTAGCCCCAACTCGTGAACTAGCTGTTCAGATTCAACAAGAAGCCACTAAATTTGGTGCATCGTCACGGATTAAGAATACCTGCATTTATGGTGGGGTTCCAAAGGGGCCCCAGGTTCGTGATCTTCAGAAAG GTGTTGAAATTGTTATTGCCACACCTGGAAGGTTGATTGATATGCTAGAATCTAATAATACAAATTTGCGAAGGGTGACATATCTCGTGCTGGACGAGGCTGACCGCATGCTAGACATGGGTTTTGAACCTCAAATCCGCAAAATTGTTTCTCAG ATACGTCCAGATCGTCAAACGTTGTATTGGAGTGCCACATGGCCCAAGGAAGTTGAGCAGCTTGCAAGGCAGTTCCTTTTAAACGCATACAAA GTGGTTATTGGTTCAGCTGACCTGAAAGCTAATCATGCTATTCGCCAGCATGTGGAAATTGTCTCGGAGAGCCAGAAGTATAATAA ATTAGTAAAGTTGCTGGAAGATATTATGGATGGTAGTCGGATTTTAATATTCATGGATACCAAAAAGGGGTGTGACCAAGTAACTCGGCAGCTCCGGATGGATGGTTGGCCTGCACTTTCTATTCATGGTGATAAGAGTCAGGCAGAAAGAGATTGGGTCCTTTCAGAATTCAAAGCTGGAAAGTCTCCTATAATGACAGCTACAGATGTTGCTGCTCGAGGTCTAG ATGTGAAGGATGTAAAATTTGTAATCAACTATGATTTTCCTGGATCGCTGGAGGACTATGTTCATCGCATTGGTAGAACGGGAAGGGCTGGTGCATCAGGGACAGCATACACCTACTTTACCGCGGCGAATGCTAGGTTCGCGAAGGACCTTATTAACATTCTTGAGGAGGCTGGACAGAAGGTCAGTCCTGAACTGGCAAAAATGGGACGTGGTGCTCCTCCCCCTCCAG GTCTTGGGGGTTTTCGAGACCGTGGAAGGGGTTATGGAGGCAATAGGCAATGGAGCTAA